One segment of Mycolicibacterium sp. YH-1 DNA contains the following:
- a CDS encoding hydantoinase/oxoprolinase family protein, whose amino-acid sequence MKRISVDIGGTFTDCFFVWDDKYIEAKALTTHHNLALGFNEALDLACKRAELDRGTALAEVDSVRYATTLGTNALIERKGPMVGAIVTHGFEDTIPLSRGRGYGEGLDSSMQQNLPAAERPEPLVPRRLIRSVKERVNSAGKVVARLDPQDVRNVVRELVDAGAEALVVSLTNATENPEHELQIQEIILEEFPLHELGAIPILLGHQVSGRKGEYVRATSTIVDAFLHEIMFHALSQLSNNLRDFGYDKPMLVVHNSGGMAQMNSTDALQTIHSGPIAGVGAAEHLSTETGLGHVISTDMGGTSFDIGLVPEGGVKHYDFLPTIDRWLVSVPMVHLDTLGAGGGSIASYDRIHDAIKIGPESAGSNPGPACYDRGGLRATVTDADLLLGYLDPDNYANGYIKLNPKRAVFAIEETLCDELDSDVLDIAKEIKRGVDEQMAIGIGKELRVRGYLPEDFTMLAYGGNGPLHACGIAKHAGIKRVLAPPFSSVFSALGAGNMRQLHFHERGAHVVLYNATTRALYDRYDEFNDIVADLEALGREDLIRQGFAAEDVHYRLELDMRYGNQLLTQAVTLDINRINGVGDVLHVIKTFGEVYSHRFGASCAAPEAGIRVGTVRVASYVEGDVVRFDSLEYGGTRRIPVAVGRRAAHFVDSDGAADTPVYDQHALTHEHVIPGPAIVTTENTTFLVEPGWRLEPTRQGAVWFLQD is encoded by the coding sequence ATGAAAAGAATCTCCGTCGATATCGGCGGCACCTTCACCGACTGCTTCTTCGTCTGGGACGACAAGTACATCGAGGCCAAGGCGCTGACCACGCACCACAACCTCGCGCTCGGCTTCAACGAAGCGCTCGATCTGGCTTGTAAGAGAGCCGAACTCGACCGGGGCACCGCCCTTGCCGAGGTGGACTCGGTCCGTTACGCGACGACACTGGGCACCAACGCACTCATCGAGCGCAAGGGCCCGATGGTGGGGGCGATCGTGACCCACGGATTCGAGGACACCATCCCGTTGTCGCGCGGACGCGGCTACGGTGAGGGGCTGGACTCCTCGATGCAGCAGAATCTACCCGCCGCCGAAAGACCTGAACCCCTGGTGCCGCGCCGGCTGATCCGCTCAGTCAAGGAGCGGGTGAACTCGGCGGGAAAGGTGGTTGCCCGCCTCGACCCGCAGGACGTTCGCAACGTTGTGCGTGAACTCGTCGACGCCGGCGCCGAGGCGCTTGTCGTATCGCTGACGAACGCCACCGAGAACCCGGAGCACGAACTGCAGATCCAGGAGATCATCCTGGAGGAGTTCCCGCTGCATGAGCTGGGTGCCATTCCCATCCTGTTGGGCCACCAGGTTTCTGGCCGCAAGGGCGAGTACGTCCGCGCGACGTCGACGATCGTCGATGCGTTCCTGCACGAGATCATGTTCCACGCGTTGAGCCAGCTGTCGAACAACCTGCGCGACTTCGGCTACGACAAGCCGATGCTGGTGGTGCACAACTCGGGTGGCATGGCGCAGATGAACTCCACCGATGCTCTGCAGACCATTCACTCGGGACCGATCGCGGGAGTCGGTGCGGCTGAGCATCTCTCAACCGAGACAGGGCTGGGCCACGTGATCTCCACGGATATGGGCGGCACCTCGTTCGACATCGGGTTGGTCCCCGAGGGCGGGGTGAAGCACTACGACTTCCTGCCGACGATCGACCGGTGGCTGGTGTCGGTGCCGATGGTGCACCTCGACACCCTCGGCGCCGGCGGCGGCTCCATCGCGTCATACGACCGGATCCACGACGCCATCAAAATCGGCCCGGAGTCAGCAGGCTCCAACCCCGGGCCCGCCTGCTACGACCGCGGCGGTCTGCGGGCCACGGTGACCGACGCCGACCTGCTACTCGGCTATCTCGACCCGGACAACTACGCCAACGGCTATATCAAGCTCAATCCGAAACGCGCAGTGTTCGCCATCGAGGAAACCCTCTGCGACGAACTGGATTCCGATGTCCTTGATATCGCCAAGGAGATCAAACGCGGTGTCGACGAACAGATGGCGATCGGCATTGGCAAAGAGCTGCGGGTGCGCGGCTACCTCCCCGAGGACTTCACGATGCTGGCCTACGGCGGCAACGGACCGCTGCACGCCTGCGGAATCGCCAAACACGCCGGGATCAAACGGGTGCTGGCACCGCCCTTCTCGTCGGTGTTCTCGGCCCTTGGCGCCGGCAACATGCGTCAACTGCACTTCCACGAACGCGGTGCACACGTGGTGCTCTACAACGCGACCACCCGCGCCCTGTACGACCGCTATGACGAGTTCAATGACATCGTCGCTGACCTCGAGGCGTTGGGCCGTGAAGACCTCATCCGCCAGGGCTTTGCCGCCGAGGATGTCCACTACCGACTTGAACTGGACATGCGGTACGGAAACCAGTTGCTCACACAGGCAGTGACTCTCGATATCAATCGAATCAACGGGGTCGGTGACGTGTTGCACGTCATCAAGACCTTCGGCGAGGTGTACAGCCACCGGTTCGGCGCGAGTTGCGCCGCGCCCGAGGCGGGCATCCGGGTCGGGACAGTACGGGTGGCGTCCTACGTCGAGGGTGACGTCGTGCGCTTCGACTCACTGGAATACGGTGGCACGCGGCGCATCCCGGTCGCAGTGGGCCGGCGGGCCGCTCATTTCGTCGACTCGGACGGCGCCGCGGACACCCCGGTCTACGACCAGCACGCGCTGACCCATGAGCATGTCATCCCGGGTCCGGCGATCGTGACCACCGAGAACACCACCTTCCTCGTCGAGCCTGGCTGGCGCCTCGAGCCCACCCGCCAGGGCGCGGTGTGGTTCCTGCAGGACTGA
- a CDS encoding TetR/AcrR family transcriptional regulator, with protein MTGLRERKKADTRRALSDAALELVFERGLDGVTREDIATLAGVSLRTFNNYFTGKYEALAYRQVERMRRSIDLLSARPASEPLWTSIVESVVEPLEDDFADVYGAEMALPTRKQLAEVRKLLMVPEIRDATFRGLFDEWVIVLAERTGTDPERDMYPRLVAAVVRAVGDAAMDQYVTSDPPVAFTSLLRSGFAAVAAGLPEPDRRGAP; from the coding sequence ATGACTGGATTGCGAGAGCGCAAGAAGGCGGACACCCGTCGGGCGCTGAGCGACGCCGCCCTGGAACTGGTCTTCGAGCGCGGCCTCGATGGCGTCACGCGGGAGGACATTGCCACCCTGGCAGGTGTCTCGCTGCGCACGTTCAACAACTACTTCACCGGGAAGTACGAGGCGCTGGCCTACCGCCAGGTCGAGCGAATGCGGCGCAGCATTGACCTCCTGAGTGCCCGACCCGCGAGTGAGCCGTTGTGGACCTCGATCGTAGAGTCCGTGGTCGAACCGTTGGAGGACGACTTCGCGGACGTGTACGGCGCGGAGATGGCGCTGCCGACGCGTAAGCAACTCGCCGAGGTCCGAAAACTCCTCATGGTTCCGGAGATTCGCGATGCGACGTTCCGCGGACTGTTCGACGAGTGGGTCATAGTGCTGGCCGAGCGGACCGGCACTGATCCCGAGCGCGATATGTACCCACGGCTGGTGGCCGCCGTGGTGCGGGCGGTCGGCGATGCCGCGATGGACCAGTACGTGACGTCTGATCCGCCGGTGGCATTCACGTCGTTACTGCGAAGCGGTTTCGCGGCCGTCGCCGCGGGACTGCCCGAACCGGACCGGAGGGGTGCGCCATGA
- a CDS encoding FAD-dependent monooxygenase, which translates to MTETVDVVIAGAGPNGLLLAGELALAGIRPVVLERLPGPDTELKANGIIGQANRVLDLRDLYRTLSGSDQPPQPMNGFLFAGMQVPFVDVADNPMYGMLIQQPRVVRLLIDWVLGLGVEIRWGHELEGVAPGPDGVALTVASPDGGYGLDTSYLVGADGGRSQVRKSVGIEFPGLTTDLVARLAHVSIPDELRTGDGGIDIPGVGRLPFGHNRFDSGVLIYAEFEPGRPMVGTIEYGTLLPDDAPPLTIAELRESVGRVLGVDVPIEPPTGPGPHALRRINGQNTRQADRYRAGNVFLVGDAAHVHSAMGGPGLNLGMQDAMNLGWKLAAAIYGWAQPGLLDSYHAERYPAGQRVMMHSMAQAALMAAGPEVVALRALFGELLSTPDGSTHIANLLAGSDVRYDIGDDHPLSGYLVPDLVLDDGRRVAGMLHSARPVLLDLSGGVTLSHDRIEVVRGTMASPPAAALLIRPDGYVAWAADTFEPEDAQRLTAAATRWFGQVSVARMQTVT; encoded by the coding sequence ATGACCGAGACCGTTGACGTCGTCATCGCCGGCGCCGGACCCAACGGACTGCTGCTAGCCGGAGAGCTGGCACTGGCCGGTATCCGTCCAGTCGTGCTTGAGCGCTTGCCGGGCCCTGACACCGAACTGAAGGCAAACGGGATTATCGGGCAGGCGAATCGGGTGCTCGATCTGCGTGATCTCTACCGGACGCTCAGCGGATCGGACCAGCCACCGCAACCGATGAACGGCTTCCTCTTCGCCGGCATGCAGGTGCCGTTCGTCGATGTGGCCGACAACCCGATGTACGGCATGCTGATTCAGCAACCACGAGTGGTGCGCCTCCTGATCGACTGGGTGTTGGGGTTGGGTGTCGAGATCCGTTGGGGGCATGAGCTGGAAGGTGTCGCTCCCGGACCCGACGGCGTCGCTCTGACCGTGGCGTCACCCGATGGCGGCTATGGTCTTGACACCTCCTATCTCGTCGGCGCTGACGGTGGTCGAAGCCAGGTCAGAAAGAGCGTCGGCATCGAATTTCCAGGCCTGACGACGGATCTGGTCGCGCGTCTGGCTCACGTCAGCATTCCCGATGAGCTACGCACCGGAGACGGTGGTATCGACATTCCTGGGGTCGGACGTCTCCCGTTTGGGCACAACAGATTCGATAGCGGCGTACTCATCTATGCCGAGTTTGAGCCAGGTCGTCCCATGGTCGGGACAATCGAGTACGGCACCTTGCTGCCCGACGACGCACCGCCGTTGACCATCGCCGAACTACGCGAGAGTGTCGGGCGGGTGCTCGGTGTCGATGTGCCGATTGAGCCGCCGACGGGCCCTGGGCCGCACGCATTACGACGCATCAACGGTCAGAACACCCGGCAGGCCGACCGGTACCGGGCCGGGAATGTGTTTCTGGTGGGGGATGCCGCCCATGTGCACTCCGCGATGGGCGGTCCCGGCCTGAACCTGGGGATGCAGGATGCGATGAATCTGGGCTGGAAGTTGGCTGCGGCGATCTATGGGTGGGCCCAGCCTGGGCTGCTGGACAGCTATCACGCCGAGCGGTACCCGGCCGGTCAGCGCGTGATGATGCATTCGATGGCTCAGGCCGCCCTGATGGCAGCAGGCCCCGAAGTCGTGGCGCTGCGAGCGCTTTTCGGCGAGCTGCTGTCCACGCCGGACGGGTCGACTCACATCGCGAACCTGTTGGCCGGATCGGACGTCCGCTACGACATCGGAGACGATCACCCGCTGTCGGGCTACCTGGTGCCCGACCTCGTGCTCGACGACGGTCGTCGCGTCGCCGGCATGTTGCACTCAGCGCGCCCGGTTCTGCTGGACCTGTCCGGCGGCGTCACGCTGTCGCACGACCGGATCGAGGTGGTGCGCGGCACGATGGCGTCGCCCCCCGCGGCCGCGCTGCTGATCCGGCCAGACGGCTATGTCGCCTGGGCGGCGGACACCTTCGAACCAGAGGACGCGCAGCGACTGACGGCCGCGGCGACCCGCTGGTTCGGTCAGGTCAGCGTGGCGCGGATGCAGACCGTCACGTAG
- a CDS encoding hydantoinase B/oxoprolinase family protein gives MTTFDDRPQDLSEQEQEWVDKFMDETTLFLGPDPEIMRSHSIAERSVYEDACIAKGVDRVTVERVRKRIAGALDEGYEMCEAQGAAPGAKWGDLTTAIYTAAGDVSYLSCHGVIAFSAILHHPIRYIMKYWKDEPTVGIHEGDGFIHNDARFGNVHNTDQSMIMPIVRDGEIIAWVAATIHEGENGACEPGGMPSGSETAFDDGLRMSPFKIVERGHLRRDLLTFLQHSVRDPKLQLADLKVKIGSVRRIMERVDAIIEEVGVEAFVGALRVTIEDVDAEVRRRISELPDGTVSFNQFMDSTLKENILIKMACKIHVKGDKMTVDLRGTGPEILNRAMNSPLCSVKSMMMQAILAFWWPDLPRCTSAMSCIDIISDEGTWADASYDAPMGQSLQASFRGFSALQSLYGKMQFSTPDKHSNVVANWFNQINTFLWGGITQHGDSVGNLCADLNGMPGGAKPFRDGEDAVSPLFCAMADTAEQEVMEEEVPFMQLVSKRLVRDNMGFGKFTGGMGYEMIVASEGSPHWGFMTVTSGAKFSSIYGMFGGYGCGTYPLSMVKGINAYDAIRKDSSKFDLSIEKVMNERPFEGGKYMTSHMGLQFDVAKDGELYMIAQGAGGGYGDPLERDPESVINDAELGRISPKVARDIFAVVYDEKTFRIDAEATETARAQARKVRLERGRPYQEFVDEWVTPEPPKDLLYYGSWGDDTDELTATVFGIDGPSRVKATIDEMPIIMVPDRREVKIGQLEARIAELESKHGENVRRLA, from the coding sequence ATGACCACATTCGACGATCGGCCTCAAGACCTCTCCGAGCAGGAGCAGGAATGGGTCGACAAGTTCATGGACGAGACAACGCTGTTCCTCGGGCCGGACCCGGAGATCATGCGTTCACACAGCATCGCCGAGCGATCAGTCTACGAGGACGCCTGTATCGCCAAGGGCGTTGACCGAGTGACTGTAGAGCGGGTACGCAAACGCATCGCCGGCGCCCTCGACGAGGGCTACGAGATGTGCGAGGCGCAGGGCGCCGCGCCCGGCGCGAAGTGGGGCGACCTCACCACAGCCATCTACACGGCCGCCGGTGACGTTTCCTACCTGTCCTGTCACGGGGTGATCGCGTTCTCCGCCATCCTGCACCACCCGATCCGGTACATCATGAAGTACTGGAAGGACGAGCCGACCGTCGGCATCCACGAAGGCGACGGATTCATCCACAATGACGCCCGGTTCGGCAATGTGCACAACACCGACCAGTCCATGATCATGCCGATCGTGCGTGACGGTGAGATCATCGCCTGGGTCGCCGCGACCATCCACGAGGGCGAGAACGGCGCCTGCGAACCCGGTGGCATGCCGTCGGGTTCGGAGACAGCGTTCGACGACGGGCTGCGGATGAGCCCGTTCAAGATCGTCGAGCGCGGCCATCTGCGCCGCGACCTGCTGACTTTCCTGCAGCATTCGGTACGGGATCCGAAGCTCCAACTCGCCGACCTGAAGGTCAAGATCGGCTCGGTTCGCCGGATCATGGAACGTGTCGACGCCATCATCGAAGAGGTCGGCGTCGAGGCCTTCGTCGGGGCACTGCGAGTGACCATCGAGGACGTTGATGCCGAGGTGCGCCGCCGGATCAGCGAGTTGCCAGACGGCACAGTGAGTTTCAACCAGTTCATGGACAGCACGTTGAAGGAGAACATCCTTATCAAGATGGCGTGCAAGATCCACGTCAAGGGTGACAAGATGACCGTCGACCTGCGCGGCACCGGCCCCGAAATCCTGAACCGGGCCATGAACTCGCCGCTGTGTTCGGTGAAATCGATGATGATGCAGGCGATTCTGGCGTTCTGGTGGCCGGATCTGCCACGCTGCACCTCGGCGATGAGTTGTATCGACATCATCTCCGACGAGGGCACCTGGGCCGACGCGTCCTACGACGCGCCGATGGGACAGTCGCTGCAGGCGTCCTTCCGTGGCTTCTCGGCGCTGCAGTCGCTCTACGGCAAGATGCAGTTCTCCACCCCAGACAAGCACTCCAACGTGGTGGCGAACTGGTTCAACCAGATCAACACCTTCCTCTGGGGCGGTATCACCCAGCACGGGGACTCGGTGGGCAACCTGTGCGCCGACCTCAACGGCATGCCGGGCGGGGCCAAGCCATTTCGGGACGGCGAGGATGCGGTCTCGCCGCTGTTCTGCGCGATGGCCGACACCGCCGAGCAGGAGGTCATGGAGGAGGAGGTGCCCTTCATGCAGCTGGTGTCCAAACGCCTGGTTCGCGACAACATGGGATTCGGCAAATTCACCGGCGGCATGGGCTACGAGATGATCGTCGCCAGCGAGGGCAGCCCGCACTGGGGCTTCATGACGGTGACCTCGGGAGCCAAGTTCTCCTCGATCTACGGCATGTTCGGCGGCTACGGTTGTGGCACCTACCCCCTGTCAATGGTCAAGGGGATCAACGCCTATGACGCCATCCGTAAGGATTCCAGCAAGTTCGACCTGTCCATCGAGAAGGTCATGAACGAGCGGCCGTTCGAAGGCGGCAAGTACATGACGTCCCATATGGGTCTGCAATTCGACGTCGCCAAGGACGGCGAGTTGTACATGATCGCCCAGGGCGCCGGCGGCGGCTACGGTGACCCGCTGGAGCGCGACCCGGAGTCGGTGATCAACGACGCCGAACTCGGTCGGATCAGCCCCAAGGTGGCGCGCGACATCTTCGCAGTGGTATACGACGAGAAGACGTTCCGCATCGATGCCGAAGCCACTGAGACGGCACGCGCGCAGGCCCGGAAGGTTCGACTGGAGCGGGGCAGGCCGTATCAGGAGTTCGTCGACGAGTGGGTCACCCCCGAACCGCCGAAAGACCTTCTCTACTACGGGTCCTGGGGCGATGACACCGATGAGTTGACCGCCACGGTGTTCGGGATCGACGGGCCGTCTCGGGTTAAGGCGACCATCGACGAGATGCCAATCATCATGGTCCCGGACCGCCGCGAGGTGAAGATCGGGCAACTCGAGGCGCGGATCGCGGAGCTTGAGTCCAAGCACGGTGAGAACGTGCGGCGCCTCGCCTGA
- a CDS encoding hydantoinase/oxoprolinase family protein has protein sequence MNHLINIDNGGTLTDICVWDGHGFSFTKTLTTPFDLSQCLFDGIEKASATLYGEKDLVRLLHQTQHIRYSTTQGTNALVERKGPPIGLIVEDHAIVDELRDSAEAAALFDDLVGTRVATVDLTLPDKDLAFDLVQKVNQLTTDGAARIVVVGDSPESEQTLRHVLLRKFPRHLLGSVPLLYSWELVGDRRRDRRSWSSILNSFLHPVMERFLYQAQHRLREHKVTNPLLVYRNDGASSRVAKAIALKTYSSGPRGGMEGTQALANSYGLTHVLMMDVGGTTTDVGSVTGGEIATAERGAVGNIPISFPMSDVASAGVGGSSIIGVTDGRITVGPRSVGAAPGPACFGLGGQEATITDVNLLLGVLDPGTYLDGQLHLDADRARAVITETVAHPLGISLDEALLRMETAYFETMAAVIADLAHAETTLAAFGGAGPMSACGAARLAGVKRVLIPRLAAVFSAFGISFSDIGKSYAVGVPDATAESAAAIYDDMIVRAERDMFQEGYQLSDCNTEWVLAEETPEGDTVATRPYRRGDPVDAGSTRLSLRLDVVAALPHPVLTDDSLVESVDAVPDGVRAVRSDAHGVDQISVYRLDEQEPGARAAGPAIVEGPFFTARVPAGWQLDVTSNGDLILTDTH, from the coding sequence ATGAATCACCTCATCAACATCGACAACGGTGGCACGCTCACCGATATCTGTGTCTGGGACGGGCATGGGTTCTCGTTCACCAAGACACTGACCACACCGTTCGATCTTTCCCAGTGTCTGTTCGACGGTATCGAGAAGGCCTCCGCCACGTTGTACGGCGAGAAGGACCTGGTCCGGCTCCTGCACCAGACGCAGCACATCCGCTACTCGACAACGCAGGGCACCAACGCCCTGGTGGAGCGGAAAGGACCGCCCATCGGCCTCATCGTCGAGGACCACGCCATCGTCGACGAACTGCGAGACAGTGCCGAGGCAGCGGCGCTCTTCGATGACCTCGTCGGTACGCGGGTCGCGACCGTCGACCTCACCCTGCCCGATAAGGATCTCGCGTTCGACCTTGTCCAGAAGGTCAACCAGCTGACCACCGACGGGGCCGCCCGCATCGTGGTGGTCGGTGATTCCCCCGAGTCGGAACAGACCCTGCGACACGTACTACTGCGCAAGTTCCCCCGGCACCTGCTCGGATCGGTACCACTGCTCTACAGCTGGGAACTGGTCGGTGACCGCCGCCGCGACCGGCGCAGTTGGTCGAGCATCCTGAACTCGTTCCTGCATCCGGTGATGGAGCGGTTCCTCTACCAGGCCCAGCACCGGTTGCGTGAGCACAAGGTGACCAACCCGCTGCTGGTGTATCGCAATGACGGCGCATCGTCGCGGGTCGCCAAGGCCATCGCGCTCAAGACGTACTCCTCCGGCCCGCGCGGTGGAATGGAGGGCACCCAGGCGCTGGCCAACAGCTACGGCCTGACCCACGTGTTGATGATGGATGTCGGGGGCACCACCACCGACGTCGGATCGGTGACCGGGGGTGAGATCGCGACCGCCGAGCGCGGCGCGGTTGGCAACATCCCGATCTCCTTCCCGATGAGCGACGTGGCCTCGGCCGGCGTCGGCGGCAGCTCGATCATCGGGGTCACAGACGGCCGGATCACTGTCGGGCCACGTTCGGTAGGTGCGGCACCCGGGCCGGCGTGCTTCGGTCTCGGCGGCCAGGAAGCCACTATTACCGATGTCAACCTGTTGCTCGGTGTCCTCGACCCCGGAACCTATCTCGACGGTCAGCTCCACCTGGACGCCGATCGGGCCCGGGCGGTGATCACCGAAACAGTCGCCCACCCGCTGGGAATCAGCCTCGATGAAGCGCTGCTGCGGATGGAGACGGCGTACTTCGAGACGATGGCGGCGGTCATCGCCGATCTTGCCCACGCGGAGACCACGCTAGCCGCGTTCGGCGGTGCCGGACCGATGAGCGCATGCGGGGCGGCTCGGCTCGCCGGTGTGAAGCGGGTCCTGATTCCGCGCTTGGCCGCGGTGTTCTCGGCCTTCGGGATCAGCTTCTCCGATATCGGGAAGTCCTATGCAGTCGGCGTCCCCGACGCAACTGCCGAATCGGCCGCCGCCATCTACGACGACATGATCGTGCGCGCCGAGCGGGACATGTTCCAGGAGGGCTACCAGCTTTCCGACTGCAACACCGAATGGGTGCTCGCAGAGGAGACTCCGGAGGGTGACACCGTCGCGACGCGACCCTATCGACGCGGGGACCCCGTGGACGCCGGTAGCACTCGACTCTCCCTGCGTCTGGATGTCGTTGCGGCCCTGCCACATCCGGTTCTGACCGACGACAGCTTGGTCGAATCCGTCGATGCGGTGCCGGACGGGGTTCGGGCGGTGCGGTCTGATGCCCACGGCGTGGACCAGATCAGTGTGTACCGCCTCGACGAGCAGGAGCCGGGCGCCCGGGCTGCCGGGCCGGCGATCGTCGAGGGGCCGTTCTTCACCGCCCGTGTCCCCGCCGGGTGGCAGTTGGATGTCACCTCCAACGGCGATCTCATCCTGACCGACACTCACTGA
- a CDS encoding sigma-54-dependent Fis family transcriptional regulator, producing the protein MSRTDTSRTIGLLLDNVSLNSGFGYAETDTGTNGIGTVLESGQAVHIQGPEHYVDALQIFSCAGAPIRDPITGRIEGVLDMSSLADHSSPLMHSLVRSAAQHIERGLLVDHSQCQQALFDTYLRTDARSRAAVMAVGDNLVMMNAQAQQLLDAGDQTSLQEHVRFLMARHDAVDDQIEVPSGITVRMRGSRIMVGNDTAGMVMVITDVAAARNGKVQHAPLEDRMLPPPVGGPWPRNANLVARPAEDRAPIAAGRTASWRAAAANIEAGLRGREALLVMGETGAGKFTLLTEVFHALQKGGRSVSFDAADIAATAYDPAVMFADTAVPTIYIFRNIDELGTDGVERLGNFMLAALDTDLPVTVAATLSDASPDSGLPFCEVLPYFQTSVTVPPLRQRSADLGEIVTRALAELAPHRGVRISAGAMRLIERYTWPRNVRQLEEALASALKKRPVGVIEETDLPGYCHTTARRALSPLEEADRDAVIAALKDAGGNRVHAARALGLARSSLYRRLKQYGITTV; encoded by the coding sequence TTGAGCCGCACCGACACCTCACGCACCATCGGCCTGCTTCTCGACAATGTCTCGCTCAACAGCGGATTCGGCTATGCCGAGACCGACACCGGTACCAACGGAATCGGCACGGTCCTCGAATCCGGACAGGCGGTTCACATCCAGGGCCCCGAGCATTATGTGGACGCCCTGCAAATCTTCTCGTGTGCCGGCGCGCCGATCCGCGACCCGATCACCGGACGCATCGAGGGTGTTCTCGACATGTCCAGCCTGGCCGACCATTCGAGCCCGCTGATGCACTCCCTGGTCCGCTCGGCCGCACAGCACATCGAACGCGGACTCCTCGTGGATCACAGTCAGTGCCAGCAGGCTCTGTTCGACACCTATCTGCGTACCGACGCCCGATCGCGTGCGGCGGTGATGGCCGTCGGTGACAACCTGGTGATGATGAATGCCCAGGCGCAGCAACTGCTCGACGCCGGGGATCAGACGTCGCTGCAGGAACACGTACGTTTCCTGATGGCCCGTCACGACGCGGTGGATGATCAGATCGAGGTGCCGTCCGGCATCACCGTGCGCATGCGCGGTAGCCGGATCATGGTGGGCAACGACACCGCCGGCATGGTGATGGTCATTACCGACGTCGCCGCAGCGCGAAACGGCAAGGTTCAACACGCACCGCTCGAGGACCGAATGCTGCCGCCCCCGGTGGGAGGCCCCTGGCCCCGAAACGCTAACCTGGTCGCCCGGCCGGCCGAGGACCGCGCACCGATCGCCGCGGGCAGGACGGCATCGTGGCGGGCGGCGGCCGCAAACATCGAAGCGGGGCTGCGTGGACGCGAGGCCCTGTTGGTGATGGGCGAGACCGGGGCTGGAAAGTTCACGCTGCTGACCGAGGTGTTCCATGCCCTGCAGAAGGGCGGCCGAAGCGTCAGCTTCGACGCGGCTGATATCGCTGCCACGGCCTACGACCCGGCTGTGATGTTCGCCGACACCGCCGTTCCGACCATTTACATCTTCCGCAATATCGACGAGCTGGGCACCGACGGTGTGGAGCGGCTGGGGAATTTCATGCTCGCGGCCCTGGATACCGATTTGCCCGTGACCGTCGCGGCCACCCTGTCCGACGCCAGTCCGGATTCGGGCCTGCCGTTCTGTGAAGTGCTGCCTTACTTCCAGACCTCGGTGACCGTACCGCCGCTGCGGCAGCGGTCCGCCGACCTCGGCGAGATCGTGACTCGGGCGCTCGCCGAGCTGGCCCCGCACCGGGGGGTACGCATATCGGCCGGTGCGATGCGTCTGATCGAGCGCTACACCTGGCCGCGCAACGTCCGCCAGCTTGAAGAGGCGCTGGCCAGCGCGTTGAAGAAGCGTCCGGTGGGTGTGATCGAGGAAACCGACCTCCCCGGCTATTGCCACACCACCGCCCGCCGGGCGCTATCCCCACTTGAGGAAGCTGACCGCGATGCCGTGATCGCGGCGTTGAAGGATGCCGGCGGCAATCGCGTGCACGCGGCCCGGGCGCTGGGACTTGCGCGCTCCTCGCTGTACCGGCGGCTCAAGCAGTACGGCATTACGACCGTCTGA
- a CDS encoding acetone carboxylase subunit gamma, with protein sequence MRVPMTEYLLIDLDTERWVCRVCERDLGDANGNYKPGTLVYDRDPREIHQPIIDPDRYEFTFSPDPTYCRILEFYCPGCATQLETEYVPPGHPPTVDMVFDVEALREQWQQRGLDAEAVFNYGPGEDAQKYTAQLKAAGQIR encoded by the coding sequence ATGCGAGTCCCAATGACCGAGTACCTGCTGATCGACTTGGACACCGAACGCTGGGTGTGCCGGGTGTGTGAGCGCGACCTCGGCGATGCGAACGGCAACTACAAGCCGGGAACCCTGGTCTACGACCGCGATCCGCGCGAGATCCACCAGCCGATCATCGATCCGGACCGTTACGAGTTCACGTTCTCTCCGGACCCGACGTACTGCCGGATCCTCGAGTTCTACTGCCCCGGCTGCGCGACTCAACTCGAGACCGAATACGTGCCGCCGGGCCACCCGCCGACGGTCGACATGGTCTTCGATGTCGAGGCCCTGCGCGAGCAGTGGCAACAGCGCGGACTCGACGCCGAGGCGGTCTTCAACTACGGGCCTGGCGAAGACGCGCAGAAGTACACCGCCCAACTCAAAGCCGCCGGCCAAATCCGCTGA